The Echinimonas agarilytica genomic sequence TGAGCGTAAGAAAGTTGGTCTACACAAAGCACGTAAGAAGCCACAATTCTCAAAACGTTAAGTTTTGGTGCAATTTGGCACAGAAAGCCCAGCTTCCGCTGGGCTTTTTTTTGTCTATTCTGTTAATACACAGTTTGTGTTTCGCGCCCTATTTTTATAACATTGGCGCGATTTTCTCAAACAAGTTGATCTCATCATTCTGTAATTTTGTGCTGGAGTGGCGTGAAACAACTTGATAACAATAATTCACTGTGGAGTCCTGACGGGAGATCCATGCATGAGCAATGCGCCTATTGATTCTGGTCGTCGTCGATTTTTGACGGCAACTACGGCTGTGGTTGGTGGAGCGGGAGCTGTGTTTGCAGCTGTACCCTTCATTCAATCTTGGAACCCGAGTGCAAAAGCCAAAGCGGCTGGAGCACCGGTAGAAGTTGATATTAGTAAGTTGGAACCTGGCCAGCTAATTCGCGTCGAGTGGCGCGGAAAGCCTGTATGGGTTGTTAAACGTACGCAAAACACACTCGATGAGTTAAGTGCTATCGGTGAACAGTTGCGCGATCCAAGTTCTGAAGAGCCTCAACAACCTGAGTCTTGCCAGAACGAATTTCGTTCGCAAAAGCCCGATATTTTCGTGGCTGTGGGGTTGTGTACTCACCTGGGTTGTTCTCCGACTTACTTGCCGGATAGCTTTGGCGAACAAGTTCAAGGCGTTAAGTCTGGATTCTTTTGTCCATGTCACGGCTCTAAGTTTGATATGGCAGGTCGAGTTTTCCAAGGCGTACCTGCACCATTGAACTTGGTGATTCCGCCGTATACTTTTGTTGAAGAAACGACGATCTTGGTCGGTGTTGAAGAGGGAGCTGCATAATGAACGGCATTATGGAGTGGATTGAAAAACGCTTACCGTTCATGGAAGCGATGAACAAGCACGTTGTTCAGTATCCTGCACCTAAGAACTTTAACTTCTGGTATTTCTTTGGCTCTTTAGCCATGTTGGTTTTAGTTAATCAGATTGTCACGGGCATCTGGTTGACGATGAACTACAACCCTTCAGGCGAAGGTGCGTTTGCCTCAATCGAATACATCATGCGTGATGTCGATTACGGTTGGTTGTTGCGATATATGCACTCTACAGGCGCTTCTGCATTCTTCGTCGTGGTGTATTTACACATGTTCCGTGGCATGATGTACGGTTCCTATCAGAAACCTCGTGAGTTGCTGTGGTTGTTCGGCATGCTGATTTTCCTTGTGCTGATGGCTGAAGCCTTTATGGGCTACCTGTTGCCATGGGGGCAAATGTCGTTCTGGGGGGCTCAGGTTATTATCTCGTTGTTTGGGGCTATTCCATACATCGGTGATGATTTAACGCTGTGGATTCGTGGTGACTACGTGATTTCAGGGGCAACCTTGAATCGTTTCTTTGCCTTGCATGTGATTGCTCTGCCATTGGTTATTGTAATCTTGGTGTTCTTGCATATTATCGCGCTGCACGAAGTGGGGTCGAATAACCCTGACGGGGTCGATATTAAGAAGCCGAAAGGCTCTGTGCCAGAAGCAGAGAAGAGCAAATTCAAGTTCCACTCACGCTATGACAAGTATGACATTGTAGACGCCATTCCATTCCACCCGTACTACACGGTGAAGGATATTATGGGTGTTGCAGGTTTCTTAATCTTGTTCTGCTATGTGATCTTCTTCAACCCAGAAATGGGCGGTTATTTCTTAGAAAAACCGAACTTTGAAGCTGCAAACCCGCTGAAGACGCCTGAGCATATTGCGCCAGTTTGGTACTTCACATCGTTCTACGCGATTCTACGTGCAATTCCTGACAAGTTGTTAGGTGTTGTAGCAATGGGAGCAGCGATCGTGATGTTGTTCTTATTACCTTGGTTAGACCGTGGCACAGTGAAATCGATTCGATACCGTAGCATTTGGCACAAAATCAACCTGTCTCAATTTGTTATCTGTTTCGTTATTCTTGGAGTGTTGGGTGCAATTCCAGCAACACCAGGTCGTACGATTTTGGCTCAGATCACTACATTCGGATACTTCGCATTCTTTGGACTCCTGTGGTTCTACAGTAAGAATGAGCAGACTAAACCTGTACCAGAGAGGGTCACTAAATGAAGTCATTGATTCTAGTTCTGAGTTTGCTAATGCCGTCAATGGCATTGGCAGCAGGTAGTAGTGTTCCTCTTGATCACGCAAATGTTGATTTGAGCGATAAAGCTTCTCTGCAGCGTGGTGCAAAATTGTTTATGAACTATTGTTTTGGTTGCCATAGCACTCAATATCAACGATATGAGCGTGTTGCGACCGACTTAGGTATTCCAATTCCGTTGATGCAAGAGCACTTAGTGGTGACGGGTGTTAAAGTTGGCGAGCTGATGGAAAATTCAGTTGAGGACAGCCAAGCCGAAAAGTGGTTTGGAGCTGCTCCGCCAGATTTAACCTTGGTTTCGCGCGTTCGCGGAGCTGACTGGATTTATACTTATTTACGTGGTTTTTATGTAGATGAAACCCGCCCGTTTGGTGTGAATAACGTTGTATTCCCAAGTGTTGGGATGCCGCATGTGTTGGAAGAGCTTCAAGGGATTCCGACTAAACACTATGAAACTCGTCTCGTTGATGGCGAAGAAAAGCAAGTTTATCTTGGTATTCAAACGGACGGTTCTGGTGAAATGAGCGTGGATGAATACGACCGAGCAGTTCTCGATTTGGTGAACTTCTTGAAGTATTCAGCAGAGCCTATTGCACTCGAGCGTCAACGCATGGGTTATTGGGTATTAGGGTTCTTGTTTATCTTGTTGATTATTTCTTACTTCTTGAAGAAAGAGTTTTGGCGAGATGTACACTAAACACTTGTACACTTTTTTTTGATAGCAGGGGGCCGTTGGGTCCCTTGTTGTTTTCGGTTCGATATAAATTGTGGAGGAACGCATGGCTGTAGCTGCCAACAAACGTTCTGTAATGACTTTGTTTTCTAGTGCTGATGACTTGTATAGTCACCAGGTTCGCATTGTACTTGCTGAAAAGGGAGTCACTTTTGAAGCGATTTATGTGGGGCCGGAAGGTCAATCTGAAGAGCTTGCTGAAGTAAACCCTTATACCAGTGTTCCAACATTAGTCGACCGTGATTTAGTCTTGTATCGCGCGCAGATTATTACTGAATACTTAGATGAGCGTTTTCCGCATCCGCCGTTGATGCCGGTTTATCCTGTTGCACGTGGCCGTAGCCGCTTAATGATGCATCGTATCGAGCATGACTGGTATTCTCTGTTCAACAACATTGTGACCGGTGTGAACGTTGAAGATTCGCGTCGTGAGTTGCGTGAAAGCTTATTGGCCATTGCGCCAATCTTCAACGAAACGCCTTACTTCATGAGTGAAGAGTTTAGTTTGACGGATTGCTTCCTTGCGCCTCTATTGTGGCGTTTGCCTGTACTTGGCATCGAGTTGTCTGGTCGCGGCAGCAAAGAACTGAAGGAATACATGAAGCGTTTGTTTGAACGTGAATCGTTTAAAGCGTCGATGACTGAAGCTGAGCGTGAAATTCACTCGCATTAATCTCGATAATTTCATCGGGTTGCTAAAGGGAAAATGACTATGACCCCAAGTCGTCCATACCTGCTTCGTGCATTTTACGAATGGCTGGTAGATAACGAATTGACACCCCACTTGGTGGTAGATGCCGAGCAGCCAGATGTTGAAGTGCCTTTGCAGTTTGTACAGAACGGTCAGATCGTACTGAACATTGCGCCTCATGCTGTGACAGGCCTTCAAATGACCAATGACGTGGTTTCTTGCTCTGCTCGTTTTGGTGGTTCCCCTCATGCGCTCTACATTCCAATGTGGGCAGTGAAGGCAATCTATGCCCGAGAGAATGGTGCCGGTACAGTGTTTGAAGCAGAGCCTGTTTACCAAGAAATGCTGAACGTTGAAGAAGAGGGCAGTGCGGAATTCTCTGAAT encodes the following:
- the sspA gene encoding stringent starvation protein SspA, with product MAVAANKRSVMTLFSSADDLYSHQVRIVLAEKGVTFEAIYVGPEGQSEELAEVNPYTSVPTLVDRDLVLYRAQIITEYLDERFPHPPLMPVYPVARGRSRLMMHRIEHDWYSLFNNIVTGVNVEDSRRELRESLLAIAPIFNETPYFMSEEFSLTDCFLAPLLWRLPVLGIELSGRGSKELKEYMKRLFERESFKASMTEAEREIHSH
- a CDS encoding cytochrome c1, which translates into the protein MKSLILVLSLLMPSMALAAGSSVPLDHANVDLSDKASLQRGAKLFMNYCFGCHSTQYQRYERVATDLGIPIPLMQEHLVVTGVKVGELMENSVEDSQAEKWFGAAPPDLTLVSRVRGADWIYTYLRGFYVDETRPFGVNNVVFPSVGMPHVLEELQGIPTKHYETRLVDGEEKQVYLGIQTDGSGEMSVDEYDRAVLDLVNFLKYSAEPIALERQRMGYWVLGFLFILLIISYFLKKEFWRDVH
- the sspB gene encoding ClpXP protease specificity-enhancing factor, encoding MTPSRPYLLRAFYEWLVDNELTPHLVVDAEQPDVEVPLQFVQNGQIVLNIAPHAVTGLQMTNDVVSCSARFGGSPHALYIPMWAVKAIYARENGAGTVFEAEPVYQEMLNVEEEGSAEFSEFTETTESPELAEVTSGMTPVESEDDGDGDDDTPKPPKRPTLRVVK
- the petA gene encoding ubiquinol-cytochrome c reductase iron-sulfur subunit; this translates as MSNAPIDSGRRRFLTATTAVVGGAGAVFAAVPFIQSWNPSAKAKAAGAPVEVDISKLEPGQLIRVEWRGKPVWVVKRTQNTLDELSAIGEQLRDPSSEEPQQPESCQNEFRSQKPDIFVAVGLCTHLGCSPTYLPDSFGEQVQGVKSGFFCPCHGSKFDMAGRVFQGVPAPLNLVIPPYTFVEETTILVGVEEGAA
- a CDS encoding cytochrome b encodes the protein MNGIMEWIEKRLPFMEAMNKHVVQYPAPKNFNFWYFFGSLAMLVLVNQIVTGIWLTMNYNPSGEGAFASIEYIMRDVDYGWLLRYMHSTGASAFFVVVYLHMFRGMMYGSYQKPRELLWLFGMLIFLVLMAEAFMGYLLPWGQMSFWGAQVIISLFGAIPYIGDDLTLWIRGDYVISGATLNRFFALHVIALPLVIVILVFLHIIALHEVGSNNPDGVDIKKPKGSVPEAEKSKFKFHSRYDKYDIVDAIPFHPYYTVKDIMGVAGFLILFCYVIFFNPEMGGYFLEKPNFEAANPLKTPEHIAPVWYFTSFYAILRAIPDKLLGVVAMGAAIVMLFLLPWLDRGTVKSIRYRSIWHKINLSQFVICFVILGVLGAIPATPGRTILAQITTFGYFAFFGLLWFYSKNEQTKPVPERVTK